In a single window of the Alphaproteobacteria bacterium LSUCC0684 genome:
- the gltA gene encoding citrate synthase: MTSDISAKNTVTITDNRTGTSVDLPVLDGTIGPSVVDIRSIYADTGLFTFDPGFGMTGSCKSGLTYINGEEGQLMHGGYSIDELAEKSDFLEVAYLLLSGELPTREQKKEFDYAITHHTMVHEQIMTFFRGFRRDAHPMAILCGVTGALSAFYHDSTDINDPLQRMIASRRLIAKMPTLAAMAFKYSLGQPFNYPRNDLNYAENFLHMCFAVPTEPYKVDPVLADAMNKILILHADHEQNASTSTVRLAGSSGANPFACIAAGIAALWGPAHGGANEAVLNMLAEIGDRSRIPEYIKKARDKDDPFRLFGFGHRVYKNFDPRAKVMRDSCHEVLGKLGITNEPLLDLAMELEDIALKDTYFIEKKLYPNVDFYSGIILKAMGFPTSMFTVLFAVARTVGWVSQWKEMIEDPLQRIGRPRQLYTGPAERKYIPIDKR; encoded by the coding sequence ATGACGTCCGACATATCAGCGAAAAACACCGTCACCATTACCGATAACCGGACAGGTACATCGGTTGATCTGCCCGTGCTGGATGGTACGATCGGGCCATCGGTGGTGGATATTCGCAGCATCTACGCTGACACCGGGCTCTTCACCTTTGACCCTGGATTCGGGATGACCGGATCCTGCAAATCCGGGCTGACCTATATCAATGGTGAAGAAGGCCAGCTCATGCATGGGGGATATTCGATCGACGAGCTGGCGGAGAAGAGCGATTTTCTCGAAGTTGCGTATCTTCTTCTCAGCGGTGAGCTACCGACACGCGAACAGAAGAAAGAATTCGATTACGCGATCACGCATCACACCATGGTGCATGAACAGATCATGACCTTCTTCCGCGGATTCCGCCGGGATGCCCATCCCATGGCCATTCTCTGCGGGGTTACAGGTGCCCTTTCCGCCTTCTATCACGATTCAACCGATATCAACGATCCGTTGCAGCGGATGATTGCTTCCCGCCGGCTGATCGCCAAAATGCCGACACTGGCGGCAATGGCGTTCAAATATTCCCTTGGCCAGCCGTTCAACTACCCGCGCAACGATCTGAATTACGCCGAAAATTTCCTGCATATGTGCTTTGCCGTCCCGACCGAGCCATACAAGGTTGATCCGGTGCTGGCTGATGCCATGAACAAGATCCTGATCCTGCACGCGGATCATGAGCAGAACGCTTCAACCTCAACCGTCCGCCTTGCCGGATCATCCGGGGCCAATCCCTTTGCCTGTATCGCCGCCGGCATTGCCGCGCTCTGGGGACCGGCCCATGGCGGCGCGAATGAGGCGGTGCTCAACATGCTTGCCGAAATCGGTGACCGCAGCCGCATCCCCGAATATATCAAGAAAGCCCGCGACAAGGATGATCCTTTCCGGCTCTTCGGGTTCGGCCACCGGGTCTACAAGAATTTCGACCCCCGCGCCAAGGTGATGCGGGATTCCTGCCATGAGGTTCTGGGCAAGCTCGGTATTACCAATGAGCCGCTGCTCGACCTTGCCATGGAGCTGGAGGATATCGCCCTCAAGGATACGTATTTCATCGAGAAGAAACTCTATCCCAATGTTGATTTCTATTCCGGAATCATCCTCAAGGCGATGGGTTTCCCGACCTCGATGTTCACCGTCCTCTTCGCCGTGGCCCGCACCGTTGGCTGGGTTTCGCAGTGGAAAGAGATGATCGAAGACCCGCTGCAGCGGATCGGACGCCCTCGCCAGCTTTACACCGGCCCGGCGGAACGCAAATATATCCCCATCGACAAAAGATGA
- the gltX gene encoding glutamate--tRNA ligase yields MSVITRFAPSPTGYLHIGGARTALFNYLYARHHGGEYKLRIEDTDRERSTSDAVAAIHEGLAWLGLEGDGEAVSQSARADRHIEVARALLDAGHAYRCYLTQDELAAMREEARASGTRIISPWRDKDPETAPDRPFTVRLRMPLDGATTIADAVQGDVTVSNNTLDDLVMLRADGSPTYMLAVVVDDHDMGVTHVIRGDDHLNNAFRQLKIIEAMGWDVPTYAHIPLIHGSDGAKLSKRHGALSATAYRDMGFLPEAMCNYLLRLGWSHGDEEIISREQAIAWFDLGKIGRAAARFDMDKLTAINAHYIRALPLSRQIELILDGKDAEPDIYQRLSALAPAFAERAQLLGDLPAMAGFATRNGAPDLEPEAAALLTGEVSARLLALADALPDDLGDMEGFKTWLGDWLAANEMKMRDIGPGLRAAVTGMKQTPDIILISVVLGAEELRQRIRAICKRSGNEV; encoded by the coding sequence ATGAGCGTGATCACGCGTTTTGCCCCATCGCCAACGGGGTATCTGCATATCGGTGGTGCCAGAACGGCACTTTTCAATTATCTCTACGCGCGCCATCACGGCGGTGAATACAAACTCAGGATCGAGGATACCGACCGCGAGCGTTCCACCAGCGATGCCGTGGCCGCCATTCATGAGGGTCTTGCCTGGCTTGGGCTTGAGGGCGATGGCGAGGCGGTCAGCCAGTCCGCGCGCGCTGACCGCCATATCGAGGTTGCCCGGGCTCTTCTTGACGCCGGCCACGCCTATCGATGTTATCTTACCCAGGATGAACTTGCCGCCATGCGCGAAGAGGCCCGGGCCAGCGGCACCCGTATTATCAGCCCCTGGCGCGACAAAGACCCGGAAACCGCTCCAGACAGGCCCTTTACGGTGCGCCTGAGGATGCCGCTTGACGGCGCGACCACCATCGCGGATGCCGTGCAGGGCGATGTCACCGTCAGCAACAACACCCTTGATGATCTGGTGATGCTGCGGGCGGATGGGTCCCCCACCTATATGCTGGCGGTGGTGGTGGATGATCACGATATGGGGGTGACCCATGTTATCCGGGGTGATGACCACCTCAACAACGCCTTCCGGCAGCTTAAAATCATCGAGGCCATGGGGTGGGATGTGCCGACCTATGCGCATATTCCGCTGATCCACGGATCAGACGGGGCGAAGCTTTCCAAGCGGCATGGGGCGCTTTCCGCTACCGCCTACCGGGATATGGGGTTTCTGCCCGAGGCGATGTGCAACTACCTCCTGCGGCTTGGCTGGAGCCATGGTGATGAGGAAATCATCTCCCGCGAGCAGGCGATCGCGTGGTTTGATCTCGGAAAAATCGGCCGCGCCGCCGCCCGCTTCGATATGGACAAACTGACCGCGATCAACGCCCATTATATCAGGGCCCTGCCTCTTTCAAGGCAGATCGAGCTGATCCTCGACGGAAAAGACGCGGAACCAGATATCTACCAAAGGCTTTCAGCACTCGCGCCTGCCTTTGCCGAGCGCGCGCAGCTCCTAGGGGATCTGCCTGCCATGGCAGGGTTCGCCACCCGCAACGGGGCGCCCGATCTCGAGCCTGAAGCGGCTGCCCTCCTCACCGGGGAGGTCTCTGCCAGACTTCTCGCGCTGGCCGATGCCCTGCCCGATGATCTGGGGGATATGGAGGGGTTCAAAACCTGGCTTGGTGACTGGCTGGCCGCCAATGAGATGAAAATGAGGGATATCGGCCCCGGGCTGCGCGCGGCTGTCACGGGAATGAAACAAACCCCTGATATCATCCTGATTTCCGTGGTTCTCGGGGCCGAGGAACTCCGCCAGCGTATCCGTGCGATTTGCAAAAGATCGGGAAACGAAGTATAG
- the moaC gene encoding cyclic pyranopterin monophosphate synthase MoaC: MTGLTHFNADGDPHMVDVSEKDVTSRRAVASGAITMLPETLTLIRNRGHKKGDVIQIAQLAGIMGAKKTHDLIPLCHPIGLTHVSVDITLAEDGLEITAECRVSGQTGVEMEALTAVSVAALTVYDMCKAVDRGMVIRDIRLRHKSGGKSGDFNVDDR; the protein is encoded by the coding sequence ATGACCGGATTGACCCATTTCAACGCCGATGGTGACCCGCATATGGTGGATGTCTCCGAAAAAGACGTCACCAGCCGCCGGGCCGTTGCCAGCGGCGCCATCACGATGCTGCCCGAAACGCTCACCCTGATCCGGAATCGCGGGCACAAGAAAGGGGACGTGATCCAGATCGCCCAGCTTGCCGGCATCATGGGGGCGAAGAAAACCCATGACCTGATCCCGCTCTGCCATCCGATCGGACTCACCCATGTATCAGTGGATATCACCCTTGCCGAGGACGGGCTTGAGATCACCGCCGAATGTCGCGTCAGCGGCCAGACCGGGGTTGAGATGGAAGCGCTCACGGCGGTTTCGGTGGCCGCCCTCACCGTCTATGACATGTGCAAGGCCGTCGACCGGGGGATGGTGATCCGTGATATCCGGCTCAGGCACAAATCCGGCGGCAAATCCGGGGATTTCAACGTCGATGACCGCTAG
- the trpD gene encoding anthranilate phosphoribosyltransferase: MTDILKPLVKRLADGETLSRDEVETCFDIILEGNASPAQMAAFMTALKMRGETPDDIAAGASVLRRRAITISAPDTAMDIVGTGGDGIGTWNISTAAAFVLAGCGVPVAKHGNRAVSSKSGAADVLLSLGINLDCDMALVQKALDTAKVAFLMAPRHHSAMRHVGPIRAELGYRTIFNMLGPLSNPALVRRILVGVFDRKWIRPFAEALANLGTTHALVVHGSDGLDEVTTTGPTHAALLKDGAIEEMTISPEDIGIADADPAALIGGTPDENAAALRQVLENKGGAYQDIVILNAAAALMGGGHAASLREGAERARAAISDGHALAALDALVAITNGEA; this comes from the coding sequence ATGACCGACATTCTGAAACCGCTGGTCAAACGTCTTGCCGATGGCGAAACCCTTTCAAGGGATGAGGTTGAGACATGTTTTGACATCATCCTTGAGGGAAATGCCTCACCGGCGCAGATGGCCGCTTTCATGACCGCGCTCAAGATGCGGGGCGAAACACCGGATGATATCGCCGCCGGGGCCAGCGTGCTGCGCCGCCGCGCGATCACGATTTCCGCCCCCGATACCGCCATGGATATCGTCGGCACCGGCGGCGACGGTATCGGTACCTGGAATATTTCCACCGCCGCCGCCTTTGTGCTGGCCGGATGCGGGGTGCCGGTCGCCAAACATGGCAACCGCGCGGTTTCCTCCAAGAGCGGGGCGGCTGATGTTCTCCTGTCGCTCGGCATCAATCTTGACTGCGACATGGCGCTTGTCCAGAAAGCGCTGGATACGGCAAAGGTAGCTTTTCTGATGGCGCCGCGCCACCACAGCGCCATGCGGCATGTCGGCCCGATCCGGGCGGAACTCGGCTACCGGACGATCTTCAACATGCTCGGGCCGCTTTCCAACCCGGCGCTGGTGCGGCGGATTCTGGTCGGGGTGTTTGACCGCAAATGGATACGTCCCTTTGCCGAAGCTCTCGCCAATCTCGGCACCACCCATGCGCTGGTGGTCCATGGCTCGGACGGGCTGGATGAAGTCACCACCACCGGCCCCACCCATGCCGCCCTGCTCAAGGATGGGGCCATTGAGGAGATGACGATCTCCCCCGAGGATATCGGGATTGCCGATGCAGATCCGGCGGCGCTGATCGGCGGCACGCCAGATGAAAACGCCGCCGCCCTGCGCCAGGTGCTGGAGAATAAAGGCGGGGCGTATCAGGATATCGTGATCCTCAATGCGGCGGCGGCGCTCATGGGCGGGGGCCATGCCGCAAGCCTCAGGGAAGGCGCGGAACGCGCCCGGGCTGCGATCAGCGACGGCCATGCCCTTGCCGCGCTGGACGCGCTGGTGGCCATTACCAACGGGGAGGCGTGA
- a CDS encoding ComEC/Rec2 family competence protein yields MSLALILMGAGIFVIMLRPISPRAAAFMPILRVLIFVFLGAGISGLHGEKEKIPPVSPGEYHLEGEVIMAEVLRGDRQRIRFRPSGLMPPDLPRGDLRLIVPADLAGLPPGARLWLKARLQPLLPKLLPGGFDFTAHARAQGYVGTGFVQEIDRREQKGSALFPRLRHAFQERLNAVMDPAEAGVASALLVGLRGGISPDLRETFRASGLSHLLAISGLHMVLFCGGVLVAVRAGLALMPVWSSRFPSLKIAAVTALPFGAIYLLMAGAPVSAVRAFGMMAMMIFALLINRRSVTLHHVALVAMLILAVDPASLYEPAFQMSFAAVFALVGGWTHLHRYSIGRPEPGLLRVVTKPLFYIGGVMMASLLASLASAPFVLHHFGVTTAWSLLGNILGMPLMAFIIMPAGAAALLLAPLGLDALPLEVMGLGIRALVHTAQYAEGLPYSRLSVTPATGLVLVLYTFSMVALIAGTVSERLVALPALVLTFVIWVFTPAPDIAFTSIYGRPHAIVMTEARSALTSRKSMGRFAQSVMLRPFPLAEAQYAPESDQSTCQFGYCLIPTSHDTTTAVIWRQQGFAEACDAADIVISHVRAERGSCDHARIIVTPTELERDGGILIRIEQNGLIVRKVNTGG; encoded by the coding sequence GTGAGTCTTGCCTTGATTCTGATGGGGGCAGGGATTTTCGTGATCATGCTGCGCCCGATATCGCCTCGTGCGGCGGCGTTCATGCCCATCCTGCGTGTCCTGATCTTCGTCTTTCTTGGTGCCGGGATATCGGGCCTGCATGGAGAGAAGGAGAAAATACCTCCCGTCAGTCCGGGGGAGTATCACCTTGAAGGTGAGGTTATCATGGCCGAAGTCCTGCGCGGTGACCGGCAACGCATCCGGTTCAGGCCCTCAGGTCTGATGCCGCCGGATCTGCCCCGGGGTGATCTTCGCCTCATCGTTCCCGCTGATCTGGCAGGCCTGCCCCCCGGCGCGAGGCTGTGGCTCAAGGCGCGGCTTCAACCTCTCTTGCCGAAACTTCTTCCGGGCGGGTTTGATTTCACGGCCCACGCGCGGGCGCAAGGATATGTCGGGACCGGATTTGTTCAGGAAATTGACCGCCGCGAACAAAAAGGGTCAGCGCTTTTCCCGCGCCTCCGGCACGCCTTTCAGGAGCGACTCAACGCCGTGATGGACCCGGCCGAAGCAGGGGTTGCCTCGGCATTGCTGGTGGGGCTTCGCGGCGGGATCAGCCCCGATCTGCGCGAAACCTTCCGGGCGTCGGGCCTGTCGCATCTTCTGGCAATTTCAGGTCTTCACATGGTGCTGTTCTGTGGCGGGGTGCTGGTGGCGGTGCGGGCAGGTCTGGCGCTCATGCCGGTCTGGTCCAGCCGCTTTCCCAGCCTCAAGATCGCCGCGGTCACCGCCCTGCCTTTCGGGGCGATCTATCTGCTGATGGCCGGGGCACCGGTCAGCGCCGTGCGAGCCTTCGGGATGATGGCGATGATGATCTTCGCCCTCCTGATCAATCGCCGCAGCGTCACCCTTCATCATGTCGCCCTTGTGGCCATGCTCATCCTTGCGGTGGATCCGGCAAGCCTCTATGAGCCCGCATTTCAGATGTCGTTTGCGGCGGTGTTCGCGCTGGTGGGCGGGTGGACGCATCTGCATCGCTATTCGATTGGGCGCCCGGAGCCCGGCCTGCTTCGCGTGGTAACGAAGCCGCTCTTCTATATCGGCGGCGTGATGATGGCATCGCTGCTTGCCTCGCTGGCGTCAGCGCCGTTTGTGCTGCATCATTTCGGGGTGACAACAGCCTGGTCTCTTTTGGGGAATATTCTTGGCATGCCGCTGATGGCGTTCATCATCATGCCGGCGGGGGCGGCTGCGCTTCTGCTCGCGCCTCTTGGGCTTGATGCTCTTCCGCTCGAGGTCATGGGCCTCGGCATCCGCGCGCTCGTCCATACAGCTCAATACGCCGAAGGCCTGCCGTATTCACGTCTGTCGGTGACCCCGGCAACCGGGCTTGTTCTTGTTCTCTACACTTTTTCGATGGTTGCTCTCATTGCCGGAACCGTATCAGAACGGCTGGTGGCGTTGCCAGCCCTTGTCTTGACCTTTGTCATCTGGGTCTTCACGCCGGCGCCGGATATCGCCTTTACCTCCATTTACGGGCGGCCCCATGCGATCGTCATGACGGAGGCGAGATCGGCGCTCACCAGCCGCAAATCCATGGGCCGCTTTGCCCAAAGCGTGATGCTGCGTCCCTTCCCCCTGGCCGAAGCGCAATATGCACCGGAAAGTGATCAATCGACCTGCCAGTTCGGCTATTGCCTGATCCCGACAAGCCATGACACGACAACAGCGGTCATCTGGCGTCAGCAGGGTTTTGCCGAAGCCTGCGATGCGGCGGATATTGTTATCTCACATGTGCGGGCAGAAAGGGGCAGCTGTGATCATGCCCGGATCATCGTCACCCCGACGGAGCTTGAGCGCGATGGCGGCATCCTTATCCGGATTGAACAGAACGGGCTGATTGTCCGCAAGGTCAATACCGGCGGATGA
- the glp gene encoding gephyrin-like molybdotransferase Glp gives MTARPPLLPVTEAIARIAGAVPSMPGETVAIAGLHGRCLATPLPARVSHPPADVSAMDGYAARADDLGGLPARLRLIGESAAGHPFAGTIGAGECVRIFTGAHCPQGSDTIILQEDTEAEGETITIREAPAKGRFIRKTGNDFTSGDILFEKGQLITARNVALIGAAGYGSAEVRKRPRIAILSTGDELVEPGIIPKDSQIVSSNGIFLENLIRVLGGEPLPSRIVRDDPDALEDALKEASAADLIVTSGGASVGKHDGIANRMQTDRDLDFWRIAMRPGKPLLFGTIGDGAKKTPLIGLPGNPVSTGVCGMIFVAAALNAMLGRDPMPKYQHAVLDHDLPAGDERQDFLRARIRHDDHGRNHAEAFLKQDSGMLAVFARADALIMRPIHAPAAPRGSIVPILPVPAGI, from the coding sequence ATGACCGCTAGACCGCCGCTGCTCCCGGTAACCGAGGCGATTGCCAGGATTGCGGGCGCCGTTCCCTCCATGCCAGGCGAAACCGTGGCGATTGCCGGGCTCCATGGCCGCTGTCTTGCCACCCCCCTGCCCGCACGGGTAAGTCACCCCCCGGCGGATGTCTCAGCCATGGATGGATACGCGGCCCGGGCCGATGATCTCGGGGGCCTGCCCGCCCGGCTGCGCCTGATCGGAGAAAGTGCCGCCGGGCATCCTTTTGCTGGTACGATCGGCGCCGGGGAATGCGTGCGGATTTTCACGGGCGCGCATTGCCCTCAGGGCAGTGACACGATCATCCTGCAGGAAGACACCGAGGCCGAGGGAGAGACCATCACCATCCGCGAAGCCCCGGCGAAGGGAAGATTTATCCGAAAGACCGGAAATGATTTTACAAGCGGGGATATCCTTTTTGAAAAAGGCCAGCTGATCACGGCCCGGAACGTGGCGCTGATCGGTGCGGCGGGATATGGCAGCGCGGAGGTACGAAAACGCCCCCGTATCGCCATCCTCAGCACCGGGGATGAACTGGTGGAACCCGGGATAATACCGAAAGACAGCCAGATCGTCTCAAGCAACGGGATATTTCTTGAAAACCTGATCCGCGTGCTGGGGGGCGAGCCGCTGCCGTCCCGGATTGTCCGGGATGACCCTGATGCGCTTGAAGATGCCCTCAAGGAGGCATCGGCGGCTGACCTGATCGTCACCAGCGGCGGCGCCTCGGTGGGCAAGCATGACGGTATCGCCAACCGGATGCAGACCGATCGTGACCTTGATTTCTGGCGCATCGCCATGCGCCCGGGAAAGCCGCTTCTGTTCGGCACCATCGGGGACGGCGCGAAAAAGACGCCCCTTATCGGCCTGCCCGGCAACCCCGTTTCCACCGGCGTCTGCGGCATGATCTTCGTGGCCGCCGCCCTCAACGCCATGCTCGGACGTGATCCCATGCCGAAATACCAGCACGCCGTCCTTGATCACGACCTTCCGGCAGGCGATGAGAGGCAGGATTTTCTCCGCGCCCGAATCCGTCACGATGACCATGGCCGGAACCATGCCGAAGCCTTCTTGAAACAGGATTCCGGCATGCTCGCCGTCTTTGCCCGCGCCGATGCCCTCATCATGCGGCCGATCCATGCCCCCGCCGCGCCGCGGGGCAGCATCGTACCTATCCTGCCGGTACCGGCGGGAATCTGA
- a CDS encoding aminodeoxychorismate/anthranilate synthase component II yields the protein MILLIDNYDSFTWNLWHFLSDLGAEVETRRNDAVTVEEVLALKPDAIVISPGPCTPLEAGICLELIKAAAGRIPIMGVCLGFQSIGVAYGATLSRVDPPVHGKLSLIRHEGKGLMAGCPDPVAVTRYHSLVIDRDSLPDCFEITAETSAGLIMGMQHRELPLHGLLFHPESIATVNGYRMLANFLDLSGLVPRDEDRLLKLEAQILNLHERYPEHIHA from the coding sequence ATGATCCTTCTGATCGATAATTACGACAGTTTCACCTGGAATCTGTGGCATTTTCTGTCCGATCTCGGGGCAGAGGTCGAGACACGCCGCAATGATGCCGTCACCGTCGAGGAGGTGCTGGCGCTGAAACCAGATGCCATCGTGATTTCCCCTGGCCCCTGCACGCCGCTTGAGGCCGGTATCTGCCTCGAGCTGATCAAGGCCGCCGCCGGCCGTATCCCGATCATGGGGGTCTGCCTCGGATTCCAGTCCATCGGCGTGGCTTATGGCGCCACCCTCAGCCGTGTCGATCCACCGGTGCATGGCAAACTTTCGCTCATCCGCCATGAGGGCAAGGGGCTGATGGCGGGATGCCCTGATCCGGTGGCGGTGACGCGGTATCATTCGCTGGTGATTGACCGGGACAGCCTGCCGGATTGCTTTGAGATCACGGCCGAAACCTCCGCCGGGCTGATCATGGGCATGCAGCACCGCGAGCTGCCGCTCCATGGGCTGCTCTTCCATCCGGAATCGATCGCAACGGTCAATGGCTACCGGATGCTGGCGAATTTCCTTGATCTGAGCGGGCTTGTCCCGCGCGATGAAGATCGTCTGCTGAAACTCGAGGCCCAGATCCTCAACCTCCATGAGCGCTACCCCGAACATATCCACGCCTGA
- the lexA gene encoding transcriptional repressor LexA: MLTQKQKTMLTVLIEHFSTHDVPPSFEELCELLDLKSKSGIHRLLTGLEERGYIRRLPNRARAIEVLKYPDGSAIPAALHASSPVPPVTEERPDAGRDIPLLGKIAAGTPIAAISDPTEHISIPSSIHGNGEYYALEVEGDSMIEAGILDGDVVIIERRDMAQSGDIVVALIDQEEATLKRLRRKGESIALEAANPAYETRIFGPDRVRIQGRLAGLIRRY; the protein is encoded by the coding sequence ATGCTGACCCAGAAGCAGAAGACCATGCTGACCGTGCTGATCGAGCATTTCAGCACCCATGATGTTCCGCCAAGTTTCGAGGAGCTTTGCGAGCTGCTTGATCTCAAGAGCAAATCCGGGATCCACCGTCTTCTCACCGGGCTGGAGGAACGTGGCTATATCCGCCGCCTGCCCAATCGCGCCCGCGCCATCGAAGTGCTGAAATACCCCGATGGCTCGGCAATACCTGCCGCGTTGCATGCGTCTTCGCCGGTGCCGCCCGTTACCGAGGAGAGGCCCGATGCGGGCAGGGATATCCCGCTTCTCGGCAAGATCGCCGCGGGCACCCCGATCGCCGCCATCAGTGATCCGACCGAGCATATCTCCATCCCTTCTTCCATCCACGGAAACGGGGAATACTATGCGCTTGAAGTCGAAGGCGATTCCATGATCGAGGCCGGGATTCTCGATGGTGACGTGGTTATTATCGAACGCCGGGACATGGCCCAGAGCGGTGATATCGTCGTCGCGCTGATCGATCAGGAGGAAGCCACGCTCAAGCGCCTCCGCCGCAAAGGTGAAAGCATCGCCCTTGAAGCCGCCAATCCCGCCTATGAAACCCGGATCTTCGGGCCTGACCGGGTGCGTATTCAGGGCCGGCTTGCCGGGCTCATCCGCCGGTATTGA
- the trpC gene encoding indole-3-glycerol phosphate synthase TrpC — MADVLATIISTKEDEVASLKASAVAADLNAMARDQSPPRGFITALRNASDQGYGLIAEVKKASPSKGVIREDFDPPSLARAYENGGATCLSVLTDRKYFQGDMDFMVAARTATKLPVLRKDFMIDPVQVTEARAHGADAILIIMAAVSDTLARELEDAAMSLGMDVLVEIHDRDELERARGLASPLLGVNNRNLRTMATDLATGEDMLRAFPEDRIAVAESGLNSPADLARMAGAGARCFLIGESLMRAEDVEAATRAILANPIPAERPCA; from the coding sequence ATGGCAGATGTGCTGGCGACGATCATCTCGACCAAGGAAGATGAAGTCGCGTCCCTCAAGGCGAGCGCGGTGGCGGCGGACCTCAACGCCATGGCGAGGGATCAATCCCCGCCACGCGGGTTCATCACGGCGCTGCGCAACGCCTCGGATCAGGGCTACGGGCTGATTGCCGAAGTCAAGAAAGCCTCACCTTCCAAAGGCGTGATCCGGGAAGATTTCGACCCGCCGTCACTTGCCCGGGCCTATGAAAACGGCGGCGCAACCTGCCTTTCCGTGCTGACCGACCGAAAATATTTTCAAGGTGACATGGACTTTATGGTGGCGGCAAGAACGGCGACGAAACTGCCTGTCCTGCGCAAGGATTTCATGATCGATCCTGTCCAGGTGACCGAAGCCCGCGCCCATGGGGCCGATGCCATCCTGATCATCATGGCCGCCGTTTCCGATACGCTGGCGCGTGAGCTTGAAGATGCCGCCATGTCGCTCGGCATGGATGTGCTGGTTGAAATTCACGACCGCGACGAGCTTGAGCGGGCGCGGGGCCTTGCCTCTCCCCTCCTTGGCGTGAACAACCGCAACCTCAGGACAATGGCAACCGACCTTGCCACCGGGGAAGACATGCTGCGGGCTTTCCCTGAGGACCGGATCGCGGTGGCGGAAAGCGGGCTCAATTCACCGGCTGATCTGGCGCGCATGGCCGGGGCCGGGGCGCGATGCTTCCTGATCGGCGAGTCGCTGATGCGCGCGGAGGATGTCGAGGCCGCAACCCGCGCCATCCTGGCCAACCCCATCCCTGCAGAAAGGCCATGCGCATGA
- the rplM gene encoding 50S ribosomal protein L13: protein MSQQKTFTATPADIEKAWFVVDAEGLVLGRLASIIANRLRGKHKPSYTPHMDCGDNIIVVNAEKVLLKGNKRNTKTYYWHTGYPGGIKSRTADKILDGQHPERVIIKAVERMVPRGPLGRRCMKQLHVYAGDSHPHEAQQPVSLDVAAMNPKNTAR from the coding sequence ATGTCCCAACAGAAAACCTTTACCGCAACGCCGGCTGATATTGAAAAGGCCTGGTTTGTTGTGGATGCCGAAGGGCTTGTTCTGGGCCGTCTGGCTTCGATCATTGCCAACCGGCTGCGCGGCAAGCACAAGCCGTCCTATACACCGCACATGGATTGCGGCGACAACATCATCGTGGTGAACGCGGAAAAAGTCCTGCTCAAGGGCAACAAGCGCAACACCAAGACCTATTACTGGCATACCGGCTATCCGGGCGGGATCAAGTCTCGCACCGCGGACAAGATCCTTGATGGCCAGCACCCTGAGCGGGTGATCATCAAGGCGGTTGAGCGGATGGTCCCGCGTGGACCTCTTGGCCGCCGCTGCATGAAGCAGCTGCATGTCTATGCCGGCGACAGCCATCCCCACGAAGCCCAGCAGCCCGTCTCGCTTGACGTGGCCGCGATGAACCCGAAGAACACCGCGAGGTAG